The following coding sequences are from one Rhipicephalus microplus isolate Deutch F79 chromosome 3, USDA_Rmic, whole genome shotgun sequence window:
- the LOC142804259 gene encoding uncharacterized protein LOC142804259, with product MYQVLIGLMAAAATYATPVAFRPIDTWPAALGIPQATTHDLLDSPSTSERCHLRIETSWMTKHRGTLPDPPTAGYKREPLNQCPLGHGALLGRHSLCSMYQVLIGLMAAAATYATPVAFRPIDTWPAALGIPQATTHDLLDSPSTSERCHLRIETSWMTKHRGTLPDPPTAGYKREPLNQCPLGHGALLGRHSLCSMYQVSYLCRCNCFRSSDDMLLRVSCPINGKWLIWTCYAVSRECMAAALNWSVLEGYDVASQSLLLLAGDIEQNPGPMSVPEREQISKIEEMLKVLQSGQVTVLEKLSGIAKTQDELRKKLDDVITKTNVIEKRLTTLEETEKKFADKLDDLENRSRRTNLVFFGIPDSHPKETWEESENLVKSVCTDVLKLENIAIERAHRLGAYKTERIRPIIASFSGSKSRESVLRNAYRFKGTSYSVSEDFSKAVQEKRRQLWKYSKEKQLDKKNRVHLSYDKLVINGQAFAWDTDMHQPVPLRAHAQILGRK from the coding sequence ATGTATCAGGTGCTGATCGGGCTCATGGCAGCGGCGGCGACGTATGCTACACCCGTGGCATTTCGACCGATCGACACATGGCCAGCGGCTCTTGGCATTCCACAAGCGACTACGCATGATCTACTAGATTCACCAAGCACCTCGGAGCGGTGCCATCTGCGCATCGAAACGAGCTGGATGACAAAGCATCGTGGTACGCTTCCGGATCCGCCTACTGCTGGCTACAAAAGGGAGCCCCTGAACCAATGCCCACTGGGACACGGCGCTCTTCTCGGCCGTCACTCACTCTGTTCAATGTATCAGGTGCTGATCGGGCTCATGGCAGCGGCGGCGACGTATGCTACACCCGTGGCATTTCGACCGATCGACACATGGCCAGCGGCTCTTGGCATTCCACAAGCGACTACGCATGATCTACTAGATTCACCAAGCACCTCGGAGCGGTGCCATCTGCGCATCGAAACGAGCTGGATGACAAAGCATCGTGGTACGCTTCCGGATCCGCCTACTGCTGGCTACAAAAGGGAGCCCCTGAACCAATGCCCACTGGGACACGGCGCTCTTCTCGGCCGTCACTCACTCTGTTCAATGTATCAGGTTAGTTATTTATGCCGTTGTAATTGCTTTAGAAGCAGTGATGACATGCTTCTTAGAGTGTCGTGTCCCATTAACGGTAAATGGCTTATCTGGACGTGCTATGCTGTTTCTCGCGAGTGTATGGCTGCCGCATTGAATTGGTCTGTCTTGGAGGGTTACGATGTGGCCTCTCAGTCATTACTACTCTTGGCTGGTGACATAGAACAAAACCCTGGCCCTATGTCTGTGCCTGAGCGAGAACAGATAAGTAAAATCGAAGAAATGCTAAAGGTGCTACAGTCAGGGCAGGTAACCGTGTTGGAAAAGCTGTCGGGCATTGCTAAAACTCAGGATGAGCTTCGGAAAAAGCTGGACGACGTGATTACTAAAACTAATGTAATTGAAAAGCGCCTTACTACACTAGAGGAAACAGAAAAGAAGTTCGCTGACAAACTAGACGacttagaaaacagaagccggaGAACAAACTTGGTATTCTTTGGAATACCAGATAGTCATCCAAAGGAAACTTGGGAAGAATCCGAAAATCTAGTTAAGTCTGTCTGTACGGATGTATTAAAGCTGGAAAATATAGCAATAGAAAGGGCTCATCGTCTCGGGGCCTACAAAACAGAAAGAATTCGTCCAATAATTGCTAGCTTTTCAGGATCGAAATCAAGAGAATCTGTTCTGCGAAATGCATACAGATTCAAGGGGACGTCATACAGCGTATCAGAAGACTTCAGCAAGGCAGTTCAAGAAAAACGCCGGCAGCTTTGGAAGTACagtaaagaaaaacagctcgacaAGAAAAATCGTGTACATTTAAGTTACGATAAGCTGGTAATCAATGGACAAGCATTTGCCTGGGATACTGACATGCACCAACCAGTTCCTCTTCGGGCGCATGCTCAGATATTGGGGCGGAAATGA